One region of Chryseobacterium sp. C-71 genomic DNA includes:
- a CDS encoding LTA synthase family protein, protein MKFFKEFRKQEVLILCYRIFLAFIFYQFARFLFWFFNKDLIKIDGVADYLSLAFHGIAFDLTAILYVNSLFILLSLIPIIINTKKVYQKVLFWLYFITNGIAYSMNFGDFIYYKFSQTRLTSAAFQVAKHETNILKVFTVSTKEHPFVIFWFIALMALWVFLYKRFKIQERKPSKLIPYFILSVVTICLSAVLIVGGIRGDFKHSTRPINLVDANKFVKTPLQGNVVLNSTFSFFRTLGTNNFKEVHFVDEKFIDENIQPYKIYDRQVQDKPNVVIFIVESFGREYSGAFNKDKNIKDYVSYTPFIDSLANESLIFPNTFANGRQSIHGMSSILAGIPSLTDAFTSSPYSNQKIQSIVSVCNDMGYDTSFYHGAPNGSMGFLGFGNILGFKHYFGKDEYNHNEDFDGMWAIWDEPFLQYFAKNVGKTKPFMATVFTASSHHPFKIPEKYNGKFKKGNVEMHEPMQYTDYSIKKYFETAKKQPWFNNTIFVFTGDHPNQIYYPEYEKAMNRFAVPLIFYSPNPKFNLKGVNNEVAQQIDIYPTLADLIGYNKKIRSWGRSLLSEKKYPALIVNSDGSSEQFIIGNYIYRFDGKEITGIYAKSDLGFENNLNDKLKTPEIEKGKLIAKAWYQDYMNRVMNRKLN, encoded by the coding sequence ATGAAATTTTTTAAAGAATTTAGAAAACAAGAAGTCCTGATTTTATGTTACAGGATTTTTTTGGCTTTTATTTTTTATCAGTTTGCCAGATTTCTGTTTTGGTTTTTCAATAAAGATTTAATAAAAATAGATGGTGTAGCAGATTATCTCAGTCTCGCTTTTCATGGGATAGCGTTTGATCTTACGGCGATTTTGTATGTCAACTCACTGTTTATTTTGTTGAGTTTGATTCCGATTATAATTAATACAAAAAAAGTCTATCAGAAAGTTCTTTTCTGGCTGTATTTTATCACCAACGGAATTGCGTATTCGATGAATTTCGGAGATTTTATTTATTATAAATTTTCGCAGACAAGATTGACTTCTGCAGCTTTTCAGGTCGCAAAACATGAAACGAATATTTTAAAAGTATTTACAGTTTCCACAAAAGAACATCCGTTTGTGATTTTTTGGTTCATTGCATTGATGGCTTTGTGGGTTTTCCTTTATAAAAGATTTAAAATTCAGGAGAGAAAACCTTCAAAACTGATTCCTTATTTCATTCTTTCTGTGGTTACAATTTGCCTTTCTGCAGTTTTGATTGTTGGTGGAATTCGTGGAGATTTCAAACACAGTACAAGACCAATCAATCTGGTTGATGCCAACAAATTTGTGAAAACTCCGCTTCAGGGAAATGTCGTTCTGAACAGTACGTTCTCGTTTTTCAGAACCTTGGGGACTAATAATTTTAAAGAGGTTCATTTTGTGGATGAGAAATTTATCGACGAAAATATTCAGCCCTACAAAATTTACGACAGACAGGTTCAGGATAAGCCCAACGTTGTTATTTTTATTGTAGAATCTTTCGGGAGAGAATATTCAGGAGCATTTAATAAAGACAAAAACATTAAAGATTACGTTTCTTACACGCCTTTTATCGACAGTCTGGCGAATGAAAGTTTAATCTTTCCAAACACTTTTGCGAACGGAAGACAGTCGATTCACGGGATGAGCAGTATTCTAGCAGGAATTCCTAGTCTGACGGATGCTTTTACGAGTTCGCCATATTCTAATCAGAAAATTCAGTCGATTGTGTCAGTTTGTAACGATATGGGTTACGATACATCGTTTTATCACGGTGCTCCGAATGGTTCGATGGGATTTTTAGGCTTTGGAAATATTCTTGGGTTTAAACATTATTTCGGCAAAGACGAATACAATCACAATGAAGATTTCGACGGAATGTGGGCAATCTGGGACGAACCGTTCCTGCAATATTTTGCTAAAAATGTAGGAAAAACAAAACCTTTTATGGCAACAGTGTTTACCGCTTCATCACATCATCCATTTAAAATTCCTGAGAAATATAACGGCAAATTCAAAAAAGGAAATGTAGAAATGCATGAGCCAATGCAGTACACAGATTATTCAATTAAAAAGTATTTTGAAACTGCTAAAAAACAACCTTGGTTCAATAACACCATATTCGTTTTTACGGGAGATCATCCCAATCAGATTTATTATCCTGAATATGAAAAAGCGATGAACCGTTTTGCCGTGCCGTTGATTTTTTACTCACCCAACCCGAAATTTAATTTAAAAGGTGTGAATAATGAAGTGGCGCAACAGATTGATATTTATCCGACTTTAGCAGATTTAATAGGATATAATAAAAAAATAAGAAGCTGGGGAAGAAGTTTGTTAAGTGAGAAAAAATATCCTGCCCTGATTGTGAATTCAGACGGTTCTTCGGAGCAGTTTATCATTGGAAATTACATTTATCGTTTTGACGGAAAAGAAATCACCGGAATTTATGCTAAAAGTGATTTAGGATTTGAGAATAATTTAAACGATAAATTAAAAACTCCGGAAATCGAAAAAGGAAAACTCATCGCAAAAGCCTGGTATCAGGACTATATGAACAGAGTGATGAATAGAAAGCTGAATTGA
- a CDS encoding DUF2147 domain-containing protein, with amino-acid sequence MKKLLATFVLSLFSVMSFAQIEGKWKTIDDETGKPKSIVEVFKKSDGKYYGKIVQLLIKPENNNCVKCKDDRKNKPLLGLEIIRGLSKDGNEFGGGTITNPKDGKSYKTEIVREGNTLKVKALVMGIAMKTQTWHKVD; translated from the coding sequence ATGAAAAAATTATTAGCAACATTTGTACTTTCTCTATTCAGTGTCATGTCGTTTGCACAAATCGAAGGAAAATGGAAAACAATTGATGACGAAACCGGAAAACCTAAATCTATTGTTGAAGTATTTAAAAAAAGCGACGGTAAATACTACGGTAAAATTGTACAGCTTTTGATAAAACCAGAAAACAATAACTGTGTAAAATGTAAAGATGATCGTAAAAACAAACCACTATTGGGCTTAGAAATCATCAGAGGACTGTCAAAAGATGGTAACGAATTTGGAGGCGGAACAATTACCAACCCAAAAGATGGTAAAAGTTATAAGACGGAAATAGTGAGAGAAGGCAACACGCTTAAAGTGAAGGCTCTTGTCATGGGAATTGCAATGAAAACTCAAACTTGGCATAAAGTCGATTAA
- a CDS encoding RNA polymerase sigma factor — MSSDLEKKFIDVFKENQRIVHKICRIYTNNSEDHEDLFQEITIQLWKSYSGFRGESKFSTWMYQVALNTAMTLSKKPKKHQFQQVDVNVASLKIKEETYEDDEYKLKEMYEHIYILSDIEKALIMMYLDNKPFKEIGDILGITEGNARVKMNRAKNNLKSKINAK, encoded by the coding sequence ATGAGTTCAGATTTGGAGAAAAAATTTATTGATGTTTTTAAAGAGAATCAAAGAATTGTACATAAAATATGTAGGATTTATACAAATAATTCTGAAGATCATGAAGATCTTTTTCAGGAAATAACGATACAACTGTGGAAATCTTACTCAGGTTTCAGAGGCGAATCTAAATTTTCTACCTGGATGTATCAGGTGGCTTTAAATACAGCAATGACATTATCTAAGAAACCTAAAAAACATCAATTCCAGCAAGTTGATGTCAATGTTGCGTCTTTAAAAATAAAAGAAGAAACTTATGAAGATGATGAATATAAACTCAAAGAAATGTATGAGCACATTTATATCTTATCTGATATTGAAAAAGCATTAATCATGATGTATCTTGACAATAAACCTTTTAAAGAAATAGGTGATATTTTGGGAATTACAGAAGGAAACGCAAGAGTGAAAATGAATAGGGCTAAGAATAATTTAAAATCAAAAATAAATGCAAAATAA
- a CDS encoding pyruvate dehydrogenase complex E1 component subunit beta produces MAEYTFREVIAQAMSEEMRKDESIFLMGEEVAEYNGAYKASKGMLDEFGAKRVIDTPIAELGFTGIAVGAAMNGNRPIVEYMTFNFALVGIDQIINNAAKIRQMSGGQWNCPIVFRGPTASAGQLGATHSQAFENWYANIPGLKVVVPSNPYDAKGLLKTAIQDNDPVIFMESEQMYGDKMEIPEEEYYLPIGKAEIKREGTDVTLVSFGKIMKLAIQAAEDMAKEGISVEVIDLRTVRPLDFDTVLASVKKTNRLVILEEAWPFGSVSSEITYMVQQKAFDYLDAPIKRITTPDAPAPYSAALFADWFPKLEKVKEEIKKAMYVKS; encoded by the coding sequence ATGGCAGAATATACTTTTCGTGAAGTGATTGCGCAGGCAATGAGCGAGGAAATGCGTAAAGACGAATCCATTTTTCTAATGGGAGAAGAAGTAGCAGAATATAACGGTGCATACAAAGCTTCTAAAGGAATGTTGGACGAGTTTGGTGCTAAACGTGTAATCGATACACCTATTGCAGAACTTGGTTTTACAGGTATCGCCGTGGGTGCTGCAATGAATGGTAACAGACCAATTGTAGAATATATGACGTTCAACTTTGCCCTTGTTGGGATCGATCAGATCATCAACAACGCGGCAAAAATCCGTCAGATGAGTGGTGGCCAGTGGAACTGTCCGATTGTTTTCCGTGGCCCTACAGCTTCTGCAGGTCAGTTGGGGGCAACGCACTCTCAGGCATTTGAAAACTGGTATGCAAACATTCCTGGTCTTAAAGTAGTAGTTCCTTCGAATCCTTATGATGCGAAAGGATTATTAAAAACTGCAATTCAGGATAACGATCCGGTAATTTTCATGGAATCTGAGCAGATGTACGGAGACAAAATGGAAATTCCTGAAGAAGAATATTATTTACCAATAGGAAAAGCTGAAATAAAAAGAGAAGGTACAGATGTAACTTTGGTTTCTTTCGGAAAAATCATGAAATTAGCCATTCAGGCCGCTGAAGATATGGCTAAAGAAGGTATTTCTGTTGAAGTAATCGACTTAAGAACGGTTCGTCCTTTAGATTTCGATACTGTTTTAGCTTCAGTGAAGAAAACAAACAGATTGGTTATTTTAGAAGAAGCTTGGCCATTTGGTTCTGTATCTTCAGAGATCACTTATATGGTACAGCAAAAAGCATTTGATTATCTAGATGCTCCAATTAAGAGAATTACGACTCCGGATGCTCCTGCACCTTATTCAGCAGCATTATTTGCGGATTGGTTCCCGAAACTTGAAAAAGTAAAAGAAGAAATCAAAAAAGCAATGTACGTTAAGTCATAG